The genomic stretch TAACCAtagaaaagaaggggaaagaaaacatCAAGGGTCCCATAGACTCACCCTGAAGTTCTCAGGATCCACGTGCAGCTTGTCACAGTGTAGCTCACTCAGCTGGGCAAAGGTGCCCTTGAGGTTGTCCAGGTGAGCCAGGCCATCACTAAAGGCACCGAGCACTTTCTTGCCATGAGCCTTCACCTTAGGGTTGCCCATAACAGCATCAGGAGTGGACAGATCCCCAAAGGACTCAAAGAACCTCTGGGTCCAAGGGTAGACCACCAGCAGCCTAAGGGTGGGAAAATAGCCCAATAGGCAGAGAGAGTCAGTGCCTATCAGAAACCCAAGAGCCTTCTCTGTCTCCACATGCACAGTTTCTATTTGCCTCCTTAAGCCTGTCTTGTAACCTTGATACCAACCTGCCCAGGGCCTCACCACCAACTTCATCCACCTTCACCTTGCCCCACAGGGCAGTAACGGCGGACTTCTCCTCAGGAGTCAGGTGCACCATGGTGTCTGTTTGAGGTTGCTAGTGAACACAGTTGCGTCAGAAGCAAGTGTAAGCAATAGATGGCTCTGCCCTGACTTTTAtgcccagccctggctcctgCCCTCCCTGCTCCTGGGAGTAGATTGGCCAACCCTAGGGTGTGGCTCCACAGGGTGAGGTCTAAGTGATGACAGCCATACCTGTCCTTGGCTCTTCTGGCACTGGCTTAGGAGTTGGACTTCAAACCCTCAGCCCTCCCTCTAAGACATATCTCTTGGCCCCATACCATCGGTACAAATTGCTACTAAAAACATCCTCCTTTGCAAGTGTATTTACGTAATATTTGGAATCACAGCTTGGTAAGCATATTGAAGATTGTTTTCCCAATTTTCTtattacacaaataaaaaattgatgCACTAAAAGTGGAAGAGTTTTGCCTACCATAATTCAGCTTAGGGATATATAGATGGATCTCTTCCTGTGTCTCCAGAATATGCAAAATACTTACGAGACAGAATGGATGAAAACTCTACCTCAGTTCAAAGCATATCTTCTCCTGATTTGGAGTAAAACCTTctggtaagaaaagaaaaaaaaaacatatacacacacacacacacacacacatatatacacatatatatatacacatatatatgcattcatttgttgttttttcttaagtTGCTCATATATGCTAAtaaattatgtctaaaaatagaataaatacaaatCAATGTGCTCTGTGCAATAGTTACTTATTAGGTTTTGAGAAACGAGAGATAAAAA from Nomascus leucogenys isolate Asia chromosome 15, Asia_NLE_v1, whole genome shotgun sequence encodes the following:
- the HBB gene encoding hemoglobin subunit beta, encoding MVHLTPEEKSAVTALWGKVKVDEVGGEALGRLLVVYPWTQRFFESFGDLSTPDAVMGNPKVKAHGKKVLGAFSDGLAHLDNLKGTFAQLSELHCDKLHVDPENFRLLGNVLVCVLAHHFGKEFTPQVQAAYQKVVAGVANALAHKYH